From Hydrogenothermus marinus, one genomic window encodes:
- a CDS encoding FAD-binding oxidoreductase encodes MFNAVQKEIIPVPDNVKRALKEVLGEHRVLDDEMDRLLYSYDATRIKMLPNVVVIPETQEEVQKIVKICYENEIPITPRGAGSGYTGGALPVKGGVLISFEKMDKILEIDEDNAIARVQPGVITFNLQKEVEKRGLFYPPDPASYKFCTLGGNVAENAGGPRCVKYGVTREYVMELNTVIHNGEIIHSGKPTLKDVAGYDITRLLIGSEGTIGLFTEITLKLIPKPKAAKTVKAIFSDIASVGKTVKDIFKAGISPSALEFMDNLAINAVEDFGHFGLPRDAEVLLLIEVDGHPKAIDDEITEVARICEMNGAKVEIAKTTQDAAKLWEARRALSPAVAKLARTKINEDIVFPRSYLPEALPRLREIGKKYNLKMVNFGHIGDGNVHANFMINGLDPDEVARAEKAVEEVFNLALEYGGSITGEHGVGITKAEFMPKQFKPQELEIMKKIKRVFDPLDLINPGKMGID; translated from the coding sequence ATGTTTAATGCAGTTCAAAAAGAGATAATACCTGTTCCAGATAATGTAAAAAGAGCTTTAAAAGAAGTTTTAGGTGAACATAGAGTTTTAGATGATGAGATGGATAGACTTTTATATTCTTATGATGCTACAAGAATAAAGATGCTTCCAAATGTTGTTGTTATTCCAGAAACTCAAGAAGAAGTTCAAAAAATTGTAAAAATATGTTATGAGAATGAAATTCCTATAACTCCAAGAGGAGCTGGTTCAGGATATACAGGTGGAGCTTTACCAGTAAAAGGTGGTGTTTTAATATCTTTTGAAAAAATGGATAAAATTCTTGAGATAGATGAAGATAATGCAATAGCAAGAGTTCAACCGGGAGTTATAACTTTTAATCTTCAAAAAGAAGTAGAGAAAAGAGGCTTATTTTATCCGCCTGATCCTGCAAGTTATAAATTCTGTACACTTGGTGGAAACGTGGCAGAAAATGCAGGTGGTCCAAGATGTGTTAAATATGGTGTTACAAGAGAGTATGTAATGGAATTAAACACAGTAATTCATAATGGAGAGATTATCCATTCTGGAAAACCAACCTTAAAAGATGTTGCAGGATACGATATTACAAGACTTTTAATAGGTAGTGAAGGAACAATAGGATTATTTACTGAAATTACTTTAAAACTTATACCAAAACCAAAAGCAGCAAAAACAGTTAAAGCTATATTCTCAGATATTGCATCTGTTGGAAAAACTGTTAAAGATATATTTAAAGCTGGAATATCTCCTTCTGCTTTGGAATTTATGGATAATCTTGCAATAAATGCAGTTGAAGACTTTGGACATTTTGGCCTTCCAAGAGATGCAGAAGTTTTACTTTTAATAGAGGTAGATGGTCATCCTAAAGCTATAGATGATGAAATAACAGAAGTAGCAAGAATATGCGAAATGAATGGAGCAAAAGTTGAGATAGCAAAAACTACTCAAGATGCGGCAAAACTATGGGAAGCAAGAAGGGCATTATCTCCTGCAGTAGCAAAACTTGCAAGAACAAAAATAAATGAAGATATAGTATTCCCAAGAAGTTATTTACCAGAAGCTCTTCCAAGACTTAGAGAGATAGGAAAAAAATACAATCTTAAGATGGTTAATTTTGGACATATTGGTGATGGAAATGTTCATGCAAACTTTATGATAAATGGTCTTGATCCTGATGAAGTAGCAAGAGCAGAAAAAGCAGTAGAAGAAGTGTTTAATTTAGCTCTTGAATATGGTGGTTCTATTACAGGAGAACATGGAGTTGGTATTACAAAAGCAGAATTTATGCCAAAACAGTTTAAACCTCAAGAACTTGAAATAATGAAAAAGATTAAAAGAGTTTTTGATCCATTAGATTTAATAAATCCAGGGAAAATGGGTATAGATTAA
- a CDS encoding rhodanese-like domain-containing protein has product MFFGSGTNNDINISVRELKEKIDKGEDFILLDVREPQEYNFSRIKEKDAMLVPLMRLPTVLDKLPKDKPIYVLCRSGNRSLQATIWLLQKGYKNVKNVDGGILAWSQEIDPSVPQY; this is encoded by the coding sequence ATGTTCTTCGGTAGTGGAACAAATAATGATATTAATATCTCAGTTAGAGAATTAAAAGAAAAAATAGATAAAGGTGAAGATTTTATACTACTTGATGTAAGAGAGCCTCAAGAATATAATTTCTCAAGAATTAAAGAGAAAGATGCAATGCTCGTACCATTAATGAGACTTCCTACAGTTTTAGATAAACTTCCAAAAGACAAGCCAATATATGTTTTATGTAGAAGCGGAAACAGAAGTTTGCAAGCTACAATCTGGTTGTTACAAAAAGGATATAAAAATGTAAAAAATGTAGATGGTGGTATTTTAGCTTGGTCTCAAGAAATAGATCCTTCTGTACCTCAATATTAA
- a CDS encoding radical SAM protein, translating into MYKYIFGPVFSRRFGSSLGIDLSPEKKSCNFDCLYCELEKSRTTDKIENEANPEEIIEEVKDFLLKNEYPDVITITANGEPTLYSKLEKLIDELNKIKGKSKLLILTNGSTIFNLKIQNILRKLDIVKVSLDAIDNKIFKKVDRPLNISVNQIIEGLKSFRKIYNGLLVIEILVVKNINDNQDFKKFAQILKEINPDRIDLGTVDRPPAYKVYPVSNKKLLEIAKYFKDLNINVVYRKEENLQKFDYSKEEIINTLKRRPFTISDIENLFSEKSKKNFNELLSKNIVKSKTIGNVNFFYVEDNVRA; encoded by the coding sequence ATGTATAAATATATATTTGGCCCAGTCTTTTCAAGAAGATTTGGGTCATCTCTTGGTATAGATTTAAGTCCTGAAAAAAAATCTTGTAATTTTGATTGTTTATATTGTGAACTTGAAAAATCAAGAACAACAGATAAGATAGAAAATGAAGCAAATCCAGAAGAAATTATAGAAGAAGTAAAAGATTTTCTTTTAAAAAATGAATATCCTGATGTAATAACAATCACTGCCAATGGAGAACCTACTTTATATTCTAAATTAGAAAAACTTATAGATGAACTTAATAAAATAAAAGGAAAATCAAAGCTTTTAATTCTTACAAATGGCTCTACAATATTTAATCTTAAGATACAAAACATACTAAGAAAATTAGATATTGTTAAGGTTTCCTTAGATGCTATAGATAATAAAATTTTCAAAAAAGTAGATAGACCATTAAATATTTCTGTAAATCAGATTATAGAAGGATTAAAAAGTTTTAGAAAAATTTATAATGGTTTGCTTGTAATTGAGATTTTAGTTGTAAAGAATATAAATGATAATCAAGATTTTAAGAAATTTGCCCAAATTTTAAAAGAGATAAATCCAGACAGAATAGATTTAGGAACAGTAGATAGGCCACCTGCTTACAAAGTTTATCCTGTTTCAAATAAAAAACTTTTAGAGATAGCTAAGTATTTTAAAGATTTAAATATAAATGTAGTCTATAGGAAAGAAGAAAATTTGCAAAAGTTTGATTATTCTAAGGAAGAAATAATAAACACCCTTAAAAGAAGACCTTTTACAATATCTGATATTGAAAATCTTTTTTCTGAAAAATCAAAAAAGAATTTTAATGAGCTTTTATCTAAAAATATTGTAAAATCTAAAACTATTGGAAATGTAAATTTTTTCTATGTAGAGGATAATGTTAGAGCTTAA
- a CDS encoding KamA family radical SAM protein, which yields MLELKENYWKKIPYFSNIEKNQWEDWKWQIRNRLVSIEDILKIFNPEKDLIKAFQRTTQIYHFGTTPYYLSLIKEFSYKDPIFKQIFPHLDEIDEEKQKFAYEDPFLEDGFLSPVQGLTHRYPDRVLFRATNFCSVYCRHCMRKRMFLEEERARTKEEYDQMFDYIRQNKNIKEVLISGGDPLTLPNKKIEYILKNLQEIEHIDIIRIGSRELVVNPYRFFDEDLLNLFEKYDKVWLITHFNHPNEITNITKKAVRNILQTGTPVLNQTVLMKDINDDKYIIETLMRDLLKVKIKPYYLFYCDPVKGSIHFRTDIKKGIAIIEHLRGRVSGLATPIYAVDLENGLGKVPVFPNYILEEGENYIIFRNYEGKIIKQRK from the coding sequence ATGTTAGAGCTTAAAGAAAATTACTGGAAAAAAATTCCCTATTTTTCAAATATTGAAAAAAATCAATGGGAAGATTGGAAATGGCAGATAAGAAATAGATTAGTTTCTATAGAAGATATATTAAAAATTTTTAATCCTGAAAAGGATTTAATTAAAGCTTTTCAAAGAACCACACAGATTTATCATTTTGGGACAACGCCTTATTATCTTTCTTTAATAAAAGAGTTTTCTTATAAAGATCCTATATTTAAACAGATATTTCCTCATTTAGATGAAATAGATGAAGAAAAACAAAAATTTGCTTATGAAGATCCATTTTTGGAAGATGGTTTTTTATCACCAGTACAAGGTTTAACTCATAGATATCCAGATAGGGTTTTATTTAGAGCTACAAATTTTTGTAGTGTTTATTGTCGTCATTGTATGAGAAAAAGAATGTTTTTAGAAGAAGAAAGAGCAAGAACAAAAGAAGAATATGATCAAATGTTTGATTATATTAGACAGAATAAAAATATAAAAGAAGTTTTAATATCAGGTGGGGACCCTTTAACTTTACCAAATAAAAAGATTGAGTATATTTTAAAAAATCTTCAAGAAATAGAGCATATAGATATTATAAGAATTGGAAGTAGAGAGCTTGTTGTTAATCCATATAGATTTTTTGATGAAGATTTATTAAATCTATTTGAGAAATATGATAAAGTTTGGCTTATTACCCATTTTAATCATCCAAATGAGATAACTAATATCACAAAAAAAGCAGTAAGAAATATTTTACAAACTGGAACACCTGTATTAAATCAAACTGTTTTAATGAAAGATATAAATGATGATAAATATATAATTGAAACTCTTATGAGGGATTTATTAAAAGTAAAAATAAAGCCTTATTATCTTTTTTACTGCGATCCAGTTAAAGGTAGTATACATTTTAGAACAGATATTAAAAAAGGTATCGCAATAATAGAACATTTAAGAGGAAGAGTATCAGGACTTGCAACACCAATTTATGCTGTTGATCTTGAAAATGGACTTGGTAAAGTACCAGTTTTTCCAAACTATATCTTAGAAGAAGGAGAAAATTATATAATTTTTAGAAATTATGAAGGAAAAATTATAAAACAAAGGAAGTAA
- a CDS encoding cation diffusion facilitator family transporter, whose product MEDITAKKKVLIITIILNLIIVFSQIGFGIFAKSTALITDAVHNFQDVLSLVIAFIAAVFAVKKPTSKMTFGYLRAEAMAGFINSAFLVGAIFIVIITAIEKIIYPETVNSIIVIIVGTIALIINSISAYILGFHHHHHEHNHGHTEDLNIKAAYLHLLSDALISLGVVLGGIIMYFTNIYWIDPILAILFSLYILKETIPILKKTFNILMESVPHGFNLEEIEKEIKSFPEVKEVHDIHIWALSSKDIYLTAHILLDNQPLENIEKITQKIEEKLRKKGINHITIQPETKNFYCKNIY is encoded by the coding sequence TTGGAAGATATTACTGCTAAAAAGAAAGTTTTAATAATTACAATTATATTAAATCTTATAATTGTTTTTTCTCAGATAGGTTTTGGAATATTTGCTAAATCTACTGCTCTAATTACAGATGCAGTTCATAATTTTCAAGATGTTCTTTCTTTAGTAATTGCTTTTATCGCTGCTGTTTTTGCTGTGAAAAAACCAACTTCAAAAATGACTTTTGGCTATCTAAGAGCTGAAGCTATGGCTGGTTTTATAAATTCTGCATTTTTGGTAGGTGCTATCTTTATTGTAATAATAACGGCTATAGAAAAAATAATCTATCCTGAAACTGTAAATAGTATTATTGTGATAATTGTTGGGACAATTGCTTTAATTATAAACTCAATCTCTGCTTATATTTTAGGTTTTCACCATCATCATCACGAGCATAATCATGGACATACAGAAGATTTAAATATAAAGGCAGCTTACTTACATCTTTTAAGTGATGCTTTAATATCTCTTGGAGTTGTTTTAGGTGGAATTATTATGTATTTTACAAATATCTATTGGATAGACCCTATTTTAGCAATATTATTTTCTCTATATATATTAAAAGAAACTATTCCTATTTTAAAAAAAACTTTTAACATACTAATGGAATCAGTGCCACATGGTTTTAACTTAGAAGAAATTGAAAAAGAGATAAAAAGTTTTCCTGAAGTAAAAGAAGTTCATGATATTCATATATGGGCTTTATCTTCAAAAGATATTTATTTAACGGCTCATATTCTTCTTGATAATCAACCCTTAGAGAATATAGAAAAAATTACTCAAAAAATAGAAGAAAAGCTACGGAAAAAAGGAATAAACCATATAACTATACAACCGGAGACCAAAAATTTTTATTGTAAAAATATTTATTGA
- a CDS encoding putative metalloprotease CJM1_0395 family protein — translation MQVNNISFPYIYAPDFNKIDRSKEFTSTHISSKTSIKQQKINQIINELKTIERKVIAHELAHKTVGGELAGSVHYQYVKGPDGKMYIVGGEVPIYFKEGKTAEETIKIAEKIRAAALAPADPSPQDLKVAAKATMLEIKARMELSSEKNFNQKKNKISIRV, via the coding sequence ATGCAGGTAAATAATATATCTTTCCCTTATATATATGCCCCCGATTTTAATAAAATAGATAGATCAAAAGAGTTTACCTCTACACATATTTCTTCAAAGACTTCAATTAAACAACAAAAAATAAATCAAATAATAAATGAGCTGAAAACTATTGAAAGAAAAGTTATAGCTCATGAATTGGCCCATAAAACTGTTGGTGGAGAACTGGCAGGTAGTGTACATTATCAATATGTAAAAGGACCAGATGGCAAGATGTATATAGTTGGTGGAGAAGTTCCTATCTATTTTAAAGAAGGGAAAACAGCAGAAGAAACAATAAAAATAGCAGAAAAAATAAGAGCTGCTGCTTTAGCCCCTGCAGATCCTTCACCACAGGATTTAAAAGTTGCAGCAAAAGCAACTATGTTAGAAATAAAAGCAAGAATGGAACTTTCTTCAGAAAAAAATTTTAATCAAAAAAAAAATAAAATCAGCATCAGAGTTTAA